Proteins co-encoded in one Mycobacterium mantenii genomic window:
- a CDS encoding Hsp20/alpha crystallin family protein produces the protein MLHPDPFRDIDRLAAQLLGTSPGSARAPLAMPMDLYRSGDHYVLHADLPGVDPDSVDVSVDGGILTVTAQRSERTEHDVQWLSSERFTGSYMRRLSLGQDIDADHIAATYQNGVLTVTLPVAARAKPRRIEISHGAREETKIVEPSDSSDQHTTT, from the coding sequence GTGCTTCATCCCGATCCATTCCGTGACATCGACAGACTCGCCGCGCAACTGCTCGGTACATCGCCCGGCTCCGCCCGAGCCCCACTGGCCATGCCGATGGACCTCTACCGCTCCGGCGATCACTACGTGCTTCACGCCGACCTCCCGGGCGTGGACCCCGATTCGGTGGACGTCAGCGTTGATGGCGGCATTCTCACCGTGACGGCACAACGCAGCGAACGCACCGAACACGACGTGCAGTGGCTGAGCTCCGAGCGCTTCACCGGCAGTTACATGCGTCGCCTGTCCCTCGGTCAGGACATCGACGCCGACCACATCGCCGCCACCTATCAGAACGGGGTGCTGACGGTAACCCTCCCCGTGGCGGCAAGGGCCAAGCCGCGCCGCATCGAGATCAGCCACGGGGCACGTGAGGAAACAAAGATCGTCGAGCCCAGCGACTCATCCGACCAACACACCACGACCTAA
- a CDS encoding DUF6307 family protein has product MASPTKFRTPYEIRLQLVTDTISAHSKLGNDAAGKLAVHVLHALNSIPEKVR; this is encoded by the coding sequence ATGGCTTCGCCTACAAAGTTTCGCACTCCCTATGAGATTCGTCTCCAACTCGTCACGGACACCATCAGCGCCCACTCCAAGCTGGGCAACGACGCGGCAGGCAAACTCGCCGTACACGTCCTGCATGCCCTGAACTCAATTCCCGAGAAGGTGCGCTGA
- a CDS encoding IS110 family RNA-guided transposase gives MIATEVETVIGGVDTHKHTHYAAVIDQHGRLLGHQEFPATDAGYHALLSWMRTHGALEAIGVESTGSFGATLTRALTTAGERVIEVNRPNRIARRMDGKSDRLDAEQIARAVLGQTSTATPKSKCGMVEVIRTLRVTRSSAVKARTQTFNTLFGIMIGAPSPLRDELVTLTKRTLINRCLGLRPETTDFAHLCAHPERLLMASIKTALRDLARRWKALDGEIKALNKQIEVVVRAAAPDLVELFGVGVELAGQFLVTTGDNPERIHDEAAFAKLCGVAPQPASSGRTTGRHRLSRSGDRQANSALYIVTIVRLRHHEPTRAYVERRTNEGLTKREIIRCLKRYIAREIYANLPRPQATSTPAAEPHQTAA, from the coding sequence ATGATCGCAACAGAAGTCGAGACTGTCATCGGTGGCGTTGACACGCATAAGCACACTCACTACGCCGCGGTCATCGACCAGCACGGTCGGTTGCTCGGTCATCAGGAGTTCCCTGCGACCGACGCTGGCTACCACGCGCTGCTGTCTTGGATGCGCACGCACGGAGCACTTGAGGCGATCGGCGTCGAAAGCACCGGATCATTCGGTGCAACGCTGACTCGCGCCCTGACGACCGCCGGCGAACGAGTCATCGAGGTAAACCGACCTAACCGCATCGCTCGACGAATGGACGGCAAGTCTGACCGTCTCGACGCCGAGCAGATCGCCCGTGCCGTACTCGGCCAAACCTCGACCGCGACACCAAAGTCCAAGTGCGGCATGGTCGAAGTGATCCGCACTTTACGTGTCACCCGCAGCAGCGCAGTCAAGGCCCGAACCCAAACTTTCAACACCTTGTTCGGGATCATGATCGGCGCCCCATCGCCGCTGCGCGACGAGCTCGTCACGCTGACCAAGCGAACCCTGATCAATCGTTGCCTCGGTCTTCGGCCCGAAACCACCGACTTCGCTCACCTGTGTGCTCACCCCGAGCGCCTGCTGATGGCCAGCATCAAGACCGCCCTTCGCGACCTGGCCCGCAGGTGGAAGGCTCTTGACGGCGAAATCAAAGCACTCAACAAACAAATTGAGGTCGTCGTTCGCGCCGCCGCACCTGATCTCGTTGAGCTCTTCGGCGTCGGTGTCGAGCTGGCCGGCCAGTTCCTCGTCACCACCGGAGACAATCCAGAACGCATCCACGACGAAGCCGCTTTCGCCAAACTCTGCGGCGTGGCACCACAGCCCGCCAGCAGCGGCCGCACGACCGGCCGACACCGGCTATCGCGCAGCGGCGACCGACAGGCCAACAGTGCCCTCTACATCGTTACGATCGTGCGACTGCGACACCACGAACCCACCCGCGCCTACGTAGAACGCCGCACCAACGAAGGACTCACCAAACGCGAGATCATCCGCTGCCTCAAGCGCTACATCGCCCGCGAAATCTACGCCAATCTCCCACGCCCACAGGCAACCTCAACGCCAGCAGCTGAACCCCACCAAACCGCCGCTTGA
- a CDS encoding Hsp20/alpha crystallin family protein, with protein MTDLPVRRQPHSWLPDWSDFWSNLWTGFPSPATLRPGHLIRLEDETADGHYLLRAELPGVDPAKDIDIIVQGGQLTIKAERSEKSEAKGRSEFRYGSFTRSVTLPAGANEDDIKASYDKGILTVDVAVPQQTSDAAAERHIAVRVAS; from the coding sequence ATGACCGATCTCCCTGTGCGTCGGCAACCTCATTCGTGGCTGCCGGACTGGTCTGATTTCTGGTCGAATCTATGGACCGGCTTTCCCTCACCGGCGACGCTGCGTCCAGGCCATCTGATCCGGCTTGAGGATGAGACGGCTGACGGCCACTACCTGTTGCGCGCCGAACTGCCCGGCGTTGACCCGGCCAAGGATATCGACATCATCGTGCAGGGCGGCCAGTTGACGATCAAGGCTGAACGCAGCGAGAAGTCGGAAGCCAAGGGCCGCTCGGAATTCCGCTACGGCTCGTTTACCCGCTCGGTCACCTTGCCGGCCGGCGCCAACGAAGATGACATCAAAGCCAGCTACGACAAAGGCATCCTGACCGTGGACGTGGCCGTTCCCCAACAGACATCCGACGCGGCCGCCGAAAGGCACATCGCCGTGCGAGTTGCCAGCTGA
- a CDS encoding CBS domain-containing protein yields the protein MTTAREIMHAGATCVGEHETLTAAAEHMRDLGVGALPICGDDDRLHGMITDRDIVIKCIASGRDPNTVTAGELAQSSTYRVDAEASVEEMLNVMEEHQIRRLPVIDSHRLVGIVSEADIARHLPEHAIAQFVKAICAQTAITSH from the coding sequence ATGACCACTGCGCGTGAAATCATGCACGCCGGAGCCACCTGTGTGGGCGAGCACGAAACATTGACCGCCGCCGCCGAGCACATGCGCGATCTGGGTGTAGGCGCCCTGCCGATCTGCGGCGATGATGACCGTCTGCACGGAATGATCACCGACCGTGACATCGTCATCAAGTGCATCGCGTCCGGCCGCGATCCCAACACCGTAACCGCAGGTGAGCTGGCCCAGAGCAGCACTTATCGCGTCGACGCCGAGGCCAGTGTCGAAGAGATGCTCAACGTCATGGAGGAGCATCAGATCCGCCGGCTACCGGTTATTGATAGCCACCGGTTGGTGGGAATCGTCAGCGAAGCCGATATCGCACGCCATCTTCCCGAGCATGCGATCGCCCAGTTCGTGAAGGCTATTTGTGCGCAGACGGCCATCACCAGCCACTGA
- a CDS encoding CapA family protein: MIAQSGRGRTIFLCGDVMTGRGVDQILPHPGDPTLREPMTDARNYVTCAEKASGPIPRPADFAWPWGEALALVDRFAPDFRLINLETTITADGEFAHGKCVHYRMHPDNMACLTAIRPDICTLANNHILDFGRRGLLDTLETLSGADITHVGAGLDSEHAERPAVVTLPDGHHVVIAAGGTESSGIPRSWAATAARPGVAFIPNLFNRTATEMTDRVLALKQPGDITIVSLHWGSNWDYDVARSQVRFARRLIDAGVDVVHGHSSHHPRPIEVYRGKLILYGCGDAINDYEGIKGFEAYRNELRLLYFASLDPDTGNLTTLRMTPMRARRMRLDRASRQDSEWLRSTLERISRRFGTYVTLDHDANLIVHGS; this comes from the coding sequence ATGATTGCCCAGTCCGGCCGTGGCCGAACGATTTTCCTGTGCGGTGACGTCATGACAGGACGTGGCGTCGACCAGATACTGCCCCACCCGGGAGACCCCACGTTGCGGGAGCCCATGACTGACGCCCGCAACTACGTGACATGCGCCGAGAAGGCCAGCGGCCCAATCCCCCGGCCAGCGGACTTCGCATGGCCATGGGGAGAAGCGCTGGCATTAGTAGACCGGTTCGCACCGGACTTCCGGTTGATCAACCTCGAGACCACCATCACCGCCGACGGCGAGTTCGCACACGGCAAGTGTGTGCACTACCGCATGCACCCCGACAACATGGCGTGTCTAACCGCGATCCGGCCAGACATTTGCACGCTGGCCAACAACCACATCCTCGACTTTGGGCGGCGCGGTCTTCTCGACACGCTAGAGACGCTGAGTGGGGCCGACATCACGCATGTCGGTGCTGGGCTCGATTCCGAACACGCCGAACGCCCCGCGGTCGTGACCCTGCCCGACGGACATCACGTCGTGATTGCCGCCGGCGGCACGGAATCCAGCGGCATTCCCCGCAGTTGGGCCGCGACCGCGGCCCGGCCAGGCGTCGCCTTCATTCCGAACCTGTTCAATCGCACCGCCACCGAGATGACCGACCGGGTACTTGCGCTAAAACAGCCCGGCGACATCACGATCGTATCCCTGCACTGGGGGTCCAACTGGGATTACGACGTTGCGCGCAGCCAAGTTCGCTTCGCGCGCCGACTGATCGACGCCGGGGTCGACGTCGTGCACGGGCACTCGTCACACCACCCACGACCGATCGAGGTTTACCGCGGCAAGCTCATCCTGTACGGCTGCGGGGACGCCATCAACGACTACGAAGGTATCAAGGGCTTCGAGGCCTACCGCAATGAACTGCGGCTTCTGTACTTTGCCTCGCTCGACCCCGACACCGGCAACCTCACCACTTTGCGTATGACGCCGATGCGGGCCCGCAGAATGCGGCTCGACCGCGCCTCACGCCAGGACAGCGAATGGCTGCGCTCCACCCTCGAGCGCATCAGCCGGCGTTTCGGAACGTATGTCACCCTCGACCACGATGCCAACCTCATCGTCCACGGGTCGTGA
- a CDS encoding ANTAR domain-containing protein: MKPTAQTDHRRDPRRSGQRSLGTAEGVLVALRHCSRNEAFINIVQTAKQHSVAPLELADALVTIAENDVTRYFDDAVIAAVDEAWGALLGGGPGYDGDREQAQQPQVTCAHPRLPKLMRLQP; this comes from the coding sequence ATGAAGCCAACAGCACAGACCGATCACCGCCGGGATCCGCGCCGCAGCGGCCAGCGCAGTCTCGGCACCGCCGAGGGTGTACTGGTTGCCCTACGTCATTGCAGCCGCAATGAGGCGTTCATCAACATCGTCCAAACGGCCAAACAGCACAGTGTGGCCCCATTGGAACTGGCCGATGCGCTCGTGACAATCGCCGAAAACGATGTGACCCGCTACTTCGATGACGCGGTCATTGCGGCCGTTGACGAAGCCTGGGGCGCCCTCTTAGGCGGCGGCCCCGGCTACGACGGTGACCGCGAGCAAGCACAACAGCCGCAAGTGACATGTGCACATCCGCGGCTACCCAAACTGATGAGACTCCAACCGTGA
- a CDS encoding polysaccharide deacetylase family protein, whose translation MALTIDDGASVQVVGAFADFCRDSGIRLTFFVNGANSSWSVNAPALRPMVDAGQIQMGNHTWSHPDITRIGSAAVADQIRRNADFLRNTYGVDGTPYFRPPYGRHTPATDRIAADQGYTTITLWSGSIGDDVPLSDASLIAAAQKSLQPNQIVLGHANLPTVTHCFPQLIDIIHSRNLQTVTLNDVFA comes from the coding sequence TTGGCGCTGACCATCGACGACGGAGCCAGCGTGCAGGTAGTGGGCGCGTTTGCCGATTTTTGCCGCGACAGCGGGATCCGGTTGACGTTCTTCGTCAACGGCGCCAACAGTTCCTGGTCGGTCAACGCACCCGCGCTACGACCGATGGTCGATGCTGGTCAAATCCAGATGGGAAACCACACCTGGTCGCATCCCGACATCACGCGTATCGGTTCGGCGGCGGTTGCCGACCAGATCCGTCGCAACGCTGATTTCTTGCGCAACACCTACGGGGTTGACGGAACCCCCTATTTCCGGCCGCCCTACGGGCGGCACACGCCCGCCACGGACCGGATTGCGGCCGATCAGGGCTACACCACCATCACGCTGTGGAGCGGCAGCATCGGCGATGACGTGCCCCTCAGCGATGCAAGTTTGATCGCTGCGGCGCAAAAATCGTTGCAGCCCAACCAAATTGTGCTGGGTCACGCCAACCTTCCCACCGTCACCCATTGCTTCCCCCAGCTGATCGACATCATCCACAGCCGCAACCTGCAAACCGTGACCCTCAACGACGTCTTTGCCTAG
- a CDS encoding GNAT family N-acetyltransferase — MSAVSSQELAGLDVFADIPAQDLEALAVHLQPLRAAAGEVLMRQGEIAASFSIITSGRVEIRHVAPEGQDVVTELLPGSIVGEIALLRNQPRTATVLAKDDVCGYRGYNRAFECMLAMPVVAERMVCTARQRLAAYIAPIPVLTGHGDGLFLRPVLPGDAERFHSSGSFSRQTLYRRYQGGAPTEARLAYLFEVDYVDHFVWVVTDGGDGPAVADARFVRDEDDPTSAEVALTVADAYQGRGLGTLLLVALAIAARVDGIRRFHARVLSDNPPARALGEKVNARWGQEEYGVITTAGDIPDLDDLPLDYDTRLRIEQVARQVIHAFD, encoded by the coding sequence ATGAGCGCCGTTAGCAGCCAGGAGCTGGCGGGGCTGGATGTGTTCGCCGATATACCGGCGCAGGACCTTGAGGCATTGGCCGTCCACCTGCAGCCCCTGCGTGCGGCCGCGGGTGAGGTGCTGATGCGGCAGGGGGAAATAGCGGCCTCGTTTTCGATCATCACGTCGGGTCGAGTCGAGATTCGACACGTCGCCCCGGAGGGCCAGGATGTGGTGACCGAGCTGTTGCCGGGGTCGATTGTCGGCGAAATTGCCTTGCTGCGAAATCAACCCAGGACGGCGACGGTGCTCGCGAAAGATGACGTGTGTGGCTATCGCGGATACAACCGGGCGTTCGAGTGCATGCTGGCCATGCCGGTCGTCGCCGAGCGGATGGTCTGCACCGCGCGTCAGCGCTTGGCCGCCTACATCGCGCCGATCCCGGTATTGACGGGACACGGCGATGGGCTCTTTCTGCGCCCGGTCCTGCCCGGCGATGCCGAGCGGTTCCATAGCAGTGGTTCATTCTCGCGGCAGACTCTGTACCGGCGATACCAGGGCGGTGCCCCGACCGAGGCACGATTGGCCTACCTGTTCGAGGTCGATTACGTGGACCACTTCGTCTGGGTGGTCACCGACGGCGGTGACGGGCCGGCCGTCGCCGATGCCCGCTTCGTCCGGGACGAAGACGACCCAACCTCGGCGGAGGTTGCCCTCACCGTGGCGGACGCCTACCAGGGCCGCGGACTCGGGACACTGCTGCTCGTTGCGCTGGCGATAGCCGCACGCGTGGACGGAATCAGGCGGTTTCACGCCCGGGTGCTTTCCGATAACCCGCCCGCGCGCGCGTTGGGTGAAAAGGTCAACGCCCGCTGGGGCCAGGAGGAATACGGGGTGATAACCACGGCGGGGGATATCCCGGACCTCGATGACCTACCCCTTGATTACGACACGCGCCTGCGGATCGAACAAGTGGCCCGCCAGGTGATCCACGCGTTCGACTGA
- a CDS encoding LLM class F420-dependent oxidoreductase, translating into MLVAKDFRFGMSMRFFKTREALLDKAKRAEDAGFDILCVPDHLGAAAPFPTLTAVAMVTTTLRLSMYVLNSAFYKPALLSRDMQALDLLSDGRLEIGLGTGYVREEFEAAEIPYPSARERVDYLEHMTSYLKEHHPSTPLIIAGNGDRVLTIAARNADIIGLTGAKVRAVDDPFAERVEFVRNAAGDRFDSLELNLAITAMPRVGETEPDLKLTRTYSPELSDEEILSMPSVLSGSPREIAGTLSAYREKYGVSSFTVQDNNIDNFSKVIAELR; encoded by the coding sequence TTGTTGGTGGCCAAGGATTTTCGCTTCGGAATGAGCATGCGTTTCTTCAAGACGCGCGAGGCACTGCTTGACAAGGCCAAGCGCGCCGAAGACGCCGGCTTCGACATTCTCTGCGTGCCTGACCATTTGGGCGCGGCAGCACCGTTCCCGACGCTGACCGCGGTCGCGATGGTCACCACCACTCTGCGGCTGAGCATGTACGTGCTCAACTCGGCGTTCTACAAGCCGGCGCTGCTCAGCCGGGACATGCAAGCCCTCGATCTGCTCAGCGACGGCCGTCTCGAAATCGGGCTCGGCACCGGCTATGTCCGGGAGGAGTTCGAGGCCGCGGAGATCCCGTATCCCAGTGCCCGCGAGCGGGTCGACTACCTCGAACACATGACGAGCTATCTGAAGGAACACCACCCGTCGACGCCACTGATCATCGCCGGCAACGGCGACCGGGTGCTGACCATCGCCGCCCGCAACGCCGACATCATCGGGCTGACCGGCGCCAAGGTGCGCGCCGTCGATGACCCATTCGCCGAGCGCGTCGAGTTCGTCCGCAACGCGGCGGGCGACCGGTTCGACTCGCTCGAGCTGAACCTGGCCATCACGGCGATGCCGCGGGTCGGGGAGACCGAGCCCGACCTCAAGCTGACCCGCACCTACTCGCCGGAGTTGTCCGATGAGGAAATCCTGTCCATGCCGTCGGTGCTCAGCGGTTCCCCCCGTGAGATCGCCGGCACACTATCCGCCTACCGCGAAAAGTACGGCGTTTCTTCCTTCACCGTGCAGGACAACAACATCGACAACTTCTCCAAGGTGATCGCCGAACTGCGGTGA
- a CDS encoding poly-gamma-glutamate hydrolase family protein encodes MPARRHLYFAYGSNLCVRQMAQRCPDAAHPRPAVLADHDWLINQRGVATVEPLAGNRVYGVVWQISDGDLATLDSAEGVPVRYRRDQMTVHTDDGPAPAWVYIDHRVTPGPPRPGYLPKIIDGATQHGLPQRWVDFLRRWDPAGWPRPKSSSVSGLGPQSLSALLREPEVTESSQLRSRFGFFAIHGGGLEEMTDVIADRAAEAAGASVYVVRHPDHYPHHLPSALFDPAESARLAAFLDHVDVAVSLHGYGRDGRSTQLLAGGRNRALAAHLTRHIELPGYRVITDLDDIPPELRGLHPRNPVNRVRDGGTQLELSARVRGISPRSPLPGDNGLSSVTSALIQGLADAARSWSMSER; translated from the coding sequence ATGCCGGCCCGCCGGCACCTTTATTTCGCATACGGATCGAACCTGTGCGTCAGGCAGATGGCGCAACGCTGCCCCGACGCCGCGCATCCGCGGCCGGCGGTGCTGGCCGATCACGACTGGCTGATCAACCAGCGCGGCGTGGCCACCGTCGAACCGCTCGCCGGTAACCGGGTCTACGGGGTGGTGTGGCAGATCTCCGACGGCGACCTCGCGACGCTGGACAGCGCCGAGGGCGTGCCGGTGCGCTACCGGCGCGACCAGATGACGGTGCACACCGACGACGGGCCGGCACCGGCCTGGGTGTACATCGACCACCGGGTGACCCCGGGCCCACCCCGGCCGGGTTACCTGCCCAAGATCATCGACGGCGCCACGCAGCACGGGTTGCCGCAGCGCTGGGTGGACTTCCTGCGCCGCTGGGATCCCGCCGGCTGGCCACGTCCGAAATCGTCGTCGGTGTCCGGGCTTGGGCCACAGTCGCTATCGGCATTGCTGCGCGAACCGGAGGTGACCGAGAGCAGCCAATTACGTTCGCGCTTCGGGTTTTTCGCGATCCATGGTGGCGGGCTGGAAGAGATGACCGATGTGATCGCCGATCGCGCCGCCGAGGCCGCCGGCGCGTCGGTGTACGTGGTGCGCCATCCCGATCATTACCCGCATCACCTGCCGTCGGCGCTGTTCGATCCGGCCGAGTCCGCGCGGCTCGCCGCGTTCCTCGATCATGTCGATGTCGCGGTGTCGCTGCACGGGTATGGCCGCGACGGTCGCAGTACCCAGCTGCTCGCCGGTGGCCGCAACCGGGCGCTGGCCGCGCACCTCACCCGGCACATCGAGCTGCCCGGCTACCGGGTGATCACCGACCTCGACGACATCCCGCCGGAATTGCGCGGCCTGCACCCGCGCAACCCGGTGAACAGGGTGCGCGACGGCGGGACTCAGCTGGAACTCTCGGCGCGGGTCAGGGGGATCAGCCCGCGCAGCCCGCTGCCCGGTGACAACGGTTTGTCGTCGGTCACCAGCGCCCTGATCCAGGGGTTGGCGGACGCCGCCCGTAGTTGGTCAATGTCGGAACGTTGA
- a CDS encoding Nramp family divalent metal transporter: protein MEVDTLAQRTQGSLKGNWYLLGPAFVAAIAYVDPGNVAANVSAGSQYGYLLLWVIVVANVLAGLVQYLSAKLGLVTGRSLPAMIGKRMGRPARLIYWAQAELVAVATDAAEVVGGAIALHILFSLPLLAGGLITGLVALLLLGIQDRRGQIIFERVITGLLLVIAIGFAASFFVKTAPPEEMLGGLIPRFRGAESVLLAAAILGATVMPHAVYMHSGLVLDRHGHPDEGSHRHLLLRITRWDVVLAMAVAGTVNAVMLLIAAINLQHRDVSASIEGAYSAIHNTLGPTIAVLFAVGLLASGLASSSVGAYAGAMIMQGLLHRSIPMLLRRLITLVPALVILAVGFDPTRALVLSQVVLSFGIPFAVLPLIKLTSNRELMGGDVNHRVTTILGWAIAVLISLLNVVLIWLTVTG, encoded by the coding sequence ATCGAGGTCGACACGTTGGCACAGCGCACCCAGGGCTCGCTCAAGGGCAACTGGTATTTGCTGGGGCCCGCGTTCGTCGCCGCGATCGCCTACGTCGACCCGGGAAACGTCGCGGCCAACGTCAGCGCCGGGTCGCAGTACGGCTACCTGCTGCTGTGGGTCATCGTGGTGGCCAACGTGCTGGCGGGCCTGGTGCAGTACCTGTCGGCGAAGCTGGGGCTGGTCACTGGGCGCTCCCTGCCCGCCATGATCGGCAAGCGGATGGGCCGGCCGGCGCGGTTGATCTACTGGGCGCAGGCCGAACTCGTGGCCGTCGCCACGGACGCGGCCGAGGTCGTCGGCGGGGCCATCGCGTTGCACATTCTGTTCAGCTTGCCGCTGCTGGCCGGCGGGCTGATCACCGGTCTGGTGGCGCTGCTGTTGCTGGGAATTCAGGACCGGCGCGGACAGATCATTTTCGAGCGTGTCATCACCGGCTTGCTGCTGGTCATCGCGATCGGATTCGCGGCGAGTTTCTTCGTCAAGACGGCCCCTCCGGAGGAGATGCTCGGCGGGCTGATTCCCCGGTTCCGCGGCGCCGAGAGCGTCCTCCTGGCCGCCGCCATTCTGGGCGCCACCGTGATGCCGCACGCCGTGTACATGCATTCGGGCCTGGTCCTCGACCGGCACGGGCATCCCGACGAGGGGTCACATCGCCACCTGCTGCTGCGCATCACTCGCTGGGATGTGGTGCTGGCGATGGCAGTCGCCGGCACCGTGAACGCCGTGATGCTGCTGATCGCCGCGATCAACCTGCAACACCGCGACGTGAGCGCCTCCATCGAGGGCGCCTATTCCGCGATTCACAACACGCTGGGCCCGACCATCGCGGTGCTGTTTGCCGTCGGGTTGCTCGCATCCGGTCTCGCGTCGTCCTCGGTCGGCGCCTATGCCGGCGCCATGATCATGCAGGGGTTGCTGCACCGGTCGATCCCCATGCTGCTGCGCCGGTTGATCACCCTGGTGCCCGCCCTGGTGATCCTGGCGGTCGGCTTCGACCCCACCCGGGCGCTGGTGCTTTCCCAGGTGGTGTTGTCGTTCGGAATACCTTTTGCGGTGCTGCCTTTGATCAAGCTGACCAGCAATCGCGAGCTGATGGGTGGCGACGTCAATCACCGCGTCACCACGATTCTTGGCTGGGCCATCGCCGTATTGATTAGTCTGCTTAACGTGGTGCTGATCTGGCTGACGGTGACCGGCTGA
- a CDS encoding NAD(P)H-dependent amine dehydrogenase family protein gives MPIPVVQLGTGNVGIHALRALITNPQFELTGVWVSSDAKAGKDAAELAGLANSTGVLASTDLDAVLATGPQCAVYNALADNRLPEALEDYRRVLAAGINVVGSGPVFLQYPWQVIPEELIKPLEDAAREGNSSLYVNGIDPGFANDLLPLALAGTCQSIQQIRCMEIVDYATYDSAAVMFDVMGFGKPLDEIPMLLQPGVLSLAWGSVIRQLAAGLGISLDEVTQNYVRIPAPEDFDIASGHIAKGTAAALRFEVFGMVNGEPAVVLEHVTRLREDLCPDWPQPAQEGGSYRIEITGEPSYAMDVCLSSRKGDHNHAGLVATAMRVVNAIPAVVAAPAGIVTTLDLPLITGKGLYLPQ, from the coding sequence ATGCCCATCCCCGTCGTCCAATTGGGCACCGGCAACGTCGGTATCCACGCGCTGCGGGCGCTCATCACCAATCCGCAGTTCGAACTGACCGGCGTCTGGGTGTCTTCCGACGCCAAGGCCGGCAAGGACGCGGCGGAGCTTGCGGGGCTTGCCAATTCGACAGGTGTGCTTGCCAGCACCGATCTGGATGCCGTGCTCGCCACGGGGCCGCAATGCGCCGTGTACAACGCGCTGGCCGACAACCGGTTGCCCGAGGCGCTCGAGGACTACCGGCGCGTCCTGGCGGCGGGAATCAACGTCGTCGGCAGCGGCCCGGTCTTCTTGCAGTATCCGTGGCAGGTGATTCCCGAGGAGCTCATTAAGCCTCTGGAAGACGCAGCGCGCGAAGGAAATTCAAGCCTCTACGTGAACGGTATCGATCCTGGCTTCGCCAACGATCTACTGCCGCTGGCACTTGCGGGCACCTGCCAGAGCATCCAGCAGATCCGCTGCATGGAGATCGTCGACTACGCCACCTACGACAGCGCCGCGGTCATGTTCGACGTGATGGGCTTCGGCAAGCCACTGGACGAGATTCCCATGCTGCTGCAGCCCGGCGTGCTCAGCCTCGCCTGGGGGTCGGTGATCCGGCAACTGGCGGCGGGACTCGGTATTTCGCTGGACGAGGTCACCCAGAATTACGTCCGCATACCTGCGCCCGAGGACTTTGACATCGCCTCGGGTCATATCGCCAAGGGCACCGCCGCGGCGCTGCGCTTCGAGGTGTTCGGCATGGTCAACGGCGAGCCCGCCGTCGTCCTCGAACATGTCACCCGGCTGCGCGAGGACCTGTGCCCCGACTGGCCGCAGCCCGCCCAGGAGGGCGGCTCCTACCGCATCGAAATCACCGGCGAGCCGTCCTACGCCATGGACGTCTGCCTGAGCAGCCGCAAGGGCGATCACAACCACGCGGGCCTGGTGGCCACCGCGATGCGGGTCGTCAACGCCATCCCCGCGGTGGTGGCCGCCCCGGCCGGCATCGTGACGACGCTCGACTTGCCCCTGATCACCGGCAAGGGGCTCTACCTCCCGCAGTGA